Proteins co-encoded in one Oncorhynchus kisutch isolate 150728-3 linkage group LG1, Okis_V2, whole genome shotgun sequence genomic window:
- the LOC116374879 gene encoding uncharacterized protein LOC116374879 isoform X3, translating into MVMSLLRSLLLFYFSFNELTTAAEDILWVKTGEKVTMMCSTTLKDQDGMYLYVGLDRDREVLYYYQRDSKLTPRKRYWDRVKTEGPMDQLTITISNLTTEDTGVYWCVYTKFNEATYENYINQGRGSTLVVVNDDALQLPCPTATAVTLTTFHPANEKPCPSGVESIIIIITIILTTLICAFIFLVWVAPLVKRCCNRRGYTPQVFPDSVYEDMARNHIYPPGTQQVESYPYSVSTKGGSRTTV; encoded by the exons ATGGTGATGTCACTGCTGAGGAGTTTGCTGTTGTTCTACTTCTCATTCAATGAATTGACCACAGCAGCAG AAGACATTCTCTGGGTGAAGACAGGGGAGAAGGTTACCATGATGTGCTCCACCACTCTAAAAGACCAGGATGGAATGTACCTGTATGTTGGgctggacagagacagggaggtgcTGTATTACTACCAGCGTGACTCCAAGCTGACCCCCAGGAAACGCTACTGGGACAGAGTGAAGACTGAGGGACCTATGGACCAACTGACCATCACCATCAGTAACCTGACCACAGAGGACACAGGTGTCTACTGGTGTGTTTACACAAAATTCAATGAAGCCACATATGAAAATTACATCAACCAAGGAAGAGGCTCCACTCTGGTCGTGGTGAATG ACGATGCCCTCCAGCTGCCATGCCCCACAGCTACTGCAGTAACACTGACCACCTTTCACCCAGCCAACGAGAAGCCGTGCCCATCCGGCGTGgaaagcatcatcatcatcatcaccatcatcttgACCACCCTGATATGTGCCTTCATCTTCCTCGTCTGGGTCGCTCCACTG GTGAAGAGGTGCTGTAACCGGAGAGGATACACACCACAGGTCTTTCCTGACTCGGTCTATGAAGACATGGCCCGGAATCACATTTATCCACCAGGCACACAGCAGGTAGAATCGTACCCCTATTCTGTGTCTACCAAAGGAGGAAGTAGGACCACTGTGTAG
- the LOC116374879 gene encoding uncharacterized protein LOC116374879 isoform X1 produces MVMSLLRSLLLFYFSFNELTTAAEDILWVKTGEKVTMMCSTTLKDQDGMYLYVGLDRDREVLYYYQRDSKLTPRKRYWDRVKTEGPMDQLTITISNLTTEDTGVYWCVYTKFNEATYENYINQGRGSTLVVVNGRYDALQLPCPTATAVTLTTFHPANEKPCPSGVESIIIIITIILTTLICAFIFLVWVAPLVKRCCNRRGYTPQVFPDSVYEDMARNHIYPPGTQQVESYPYSVSTKGGSRTTV; encoded by the exons ATGGTGATGTCACTGCTGAGGAGTTTGCTGTTGTTCTACTTCTCATTCAATGAATTGACCACAGCAGCAG AAGACATTCTCTGGGTGAAGACAGGGGAGAAGGTTACCATGATGTGCTCCACCACTCTAAAAGACCAGGATGGAATGTACCTGTATGTTGGgctggacagagacagggaggtgcTGTATTACTACCAGCGTGACTCCAAGCTGACCCCCAGGAAACGCTACTGGGACAGAGTGAAGACTGAGGGACCTATGGACCAACTGACCATCACCATCAGTAACCTGACCACAGAGGACACAGGTGTCTACTGGTGTGTTTACACAAAATTCAATGAAGCCACATATGAAAATTACATCAACCAAGGAAGAGGCTCCACTCTGGTCGTGGTGAATGGTAGAT ACGATGCCCTCCAGCTGCCATGCCCCACAGCTACTGCAGTAACACTGACCACCTTTCACCCAGCCAACGAGAAGCCGTGCCCATCCGGCGTGgaaagcatcatcatcatcatcaccatcatcttgACCACCCTGATATGTGCCTTCATCTTCCTCGTCTGGGTCGCTCCACTG GTGAAGAGGTGCTGTAACCGGAGAGGATACACACCACAGGTCTTTCCTGACTCGGTCTATGAAGACATGGCCCGGAATCACATTTATCCACCAGGCACACAGCAGGTAGAATCGTACCCCTATTCTGTGTCTACCAAAGGAGGAAGTAGGACCACTGTGTAG
- the LOC116374879 gene encoding uncharacterized protein LOC116374879 isoform X4 codes for MVMSLLRSLLLFYFSFNELTTAADILWVKTGEKVTMMCSTTLKDQDGMYLYVGLDRDREVLYYYQRDSKLTPRKRYWDRVKTEGPMDQLTITISNLTTEDTGVYWCVYTKFNEATYENYINQGRGSTLVVVNDDALQLPCPTATAVTLTTFHPANEKPCPSGVESIIIIITIILTTLICAFIFLVWVAPLVKRCCNRRGYTPQVFPDSVYEDMARNHIYPPGTQQVESYPYSVSTKGGSRTTV; via the exons ATGGTGATGTCACTGCTGAGGAGTTTGCTGTTGTTCTACTTCTCATTCAATGAATTGACCACAGCAGCAG ACATTCTCTGGGTGAAGACAGGGGAGAAGGTTACCATGATGTGCTCCACCACTCTAAAAGACCAGGATGGAATGTACCTGTATGTTGGgctggacagagacagggaggtgcTGTATTACTACCAGCGTGACTCCAAGCTGACCCCCAGGAAACGCTACTGGGACAGAGTGAAGACTGAGGGACCTATGGACCAACTGACCATCACCATCAGTAACCTGACCACAGAGGACACAGGTGTCTACTGGTGTGTTTACACAAAATTCAATGAAGCCACATATGAAAATTACATCAACCAAGGAAGAGGCTCCACTCTGGTCGTGGTGAATG ACGATGCCCTCCAGCTGCCATGCCCCACAGCTACTGCAGTAACACTGACCACCTTTCACCCAGCCAACGAGAAGCCGTGCCCATCCGGCGTGgaaagcatcatcatcatcatcaccatcatcttgACCACCCTGATATGTGCCTTCATCTTCCTCGTCTGGGTCGCTCCACTG GTGAAGAGGTGCTGTAACCGGAGAGGATACACACCACAGGTCTTTCCTGACTCGGTCTATGAAGACATGGCCCGGAATCACATTTATCCACCAGGCACACAGCAGGTAGAATCGTACCCCTATTCTGTGTCTACCAAAGGAGGAAGTAGGACCACTGTGTAG
- the LOC116374879 gene encoding uncharacterized protein LOC116374879 isoform X2 has product MVMSLLRSLLLFYFSFNELTTAADILWVKTGEKVTMMCSTTLKDQDGMYLYVGLDRDREVLYYYQRDSKLTPRKRYWDRVKTEGPMDQLTITISNLTTEDTGVYWCVYTKFNEATYENYINQGRGSTLVVVNGRYDALQLPCPTATAVTLTTFHPANEKPCPSGVESIIIIITIILTTLICAFIFLVWVAPLVKRCCNRRGYTPQVFPDSVYEDMARNHIYPPGTQQVESYPYSVSTKGGSRTTV; this is encoded by the exons ATGGTGATGTCACTGCTGAGGAGTTTGCTGTTGTTCTACTTCTCATTCAATGAATTGACCACAGCAGCAG ACATTCTCTGGGTGAAGACAGGGGAGAAGGTTACCATGATGTGCTCCACCACTCTAAAAGACCAGGATGGAATGTACCTGTATGTTGGgctggacagagacagggaggtgcTGTATTACTACCAGCGTGACTCCAAGCTGACCCCCAGGAAACGCTACTGGGACAGAGTGAAGACTGAGGGACCTATGGACCAACTGACCATCACCATCAGTAACCTGACCACAGAGGACACAGGTGTCTACTGGTGTGTTTACACAAAATTCAATGAAGCCACATATGAAAATTACATCAACCAAGGAAGAGGCTCCACTCTGGTCGTGGTGAATGGTAGAT ACGATGCCCTCCAGCTGCCATGCCCCACAGCTACTGCAGTAACACTGACCACCTTTCACCCAGCCAACGAGAAGCCGTGCCCATCCGGCGTGgaaagcatcatcatcatcatcaccatcatcttgACCACCCTGATATGTGCCTTCATCTTCCTCGTCTGGGTCGCTCCACTG GTGAAGAGGTGCTGTAACCGGAGAGGATACACACCACAGGTCTTTCCTGACTCGGTCTATGAAGACATGGCCCGGAATCACATTTATCCACCAGGCACACAGCAGGTAGAATCGTACCCCTATTCTGTGTCTACCAAAGGAGGAAGTAGGACCACTGTGTAG